Genomic segment of Paenibacillaceae bacterium GAS479:
TTCTGGGAGTCTACCGCACAATCTTAACTTTCGGCCAAGTGCTTTGCCAGTTTTTTTGCCTGATACGCCTATCAAAAATGTCCATTCTCTCCTCCACTTCACGAAAATAAGGAGTTGGACTCAATTCCATGTTCAATACCCCCTCGAGTCCGCAAGGCGCAGCCAAAACAACTTGATCTCGGTCATTTAAAGCAAGTCCGAGCGCCGTTGCCGATTCAGGGAACTTAGAAATCGCATCTACAGTGGAGATATATGGCGGAAAGTTATTTTTAAGATGCATGCGAGCTTCGTTTTTTACTGACCATGGCAAGCCCGGCCTCATTCGGAGAAGACGGTTTTCCAATTCCTTTTCCACCGACTCGTCCACATTGCCGGGATCAAAATAAACGACATCAACATCACCCAATGGCGTCTTTTCCGTAAATCCATGCAAAACATCCCAAATCTTCGACCTCACAAACCCTGCGCAAACCATCCAATCAGGCAACTCCAGCGACTGAGCCGTCCTCAATATGTCCATCATCCACTCGTCCTGTTCTACCAATTCAATGATGTCCTGCTCACATGTTAATCTCAAGCTCCGTCGCCCCTTCACGAACATATATTCCTATTATAAACGCTAAAATAAAAATGGAAAGATTTTCTTTTTGAAGCTCCAGAAAATCTTCCGCGTGCACTAACTGGTCGCTGTCTTTGTAGGCTGTACGCCTACTGTAGCGAAACTGAGAAGCCTTATTTCAGCAAAATAAACTCGTTTCCAGAGCTAACGGAACTGAGAGAGCTTATTTGACCCCGAGGGCCTGAAAAAGTCGATAATACCTGGGAATAACGCTTCTCAGTTTCGTTACAAACATATTTGCATCGTTTCCGGCCATATAGCGCTTCTCAGTTTCGTTACAGCATCTTCGTTTAGATAGCGCTCTAAATCCAGTTAGTTGAGGGGTGTTTTGGTCATTTCGTAAGGATGGCTCGGCTTTCATGCTATGCTTTCAGTGCGAGACTGTTCCTGCGCGGTTTCGGTGCGAAACTTTCAATGCTTGGCATTTATTGCTCAGCTTTCATCGCGCGCCATCCAACGCAAGAAAGCACAAAAAAGCCCACCGTATCCCTCACGGCGGGCACCTAAAATATATTAAGCGTTCAAATCCGGGCGTTTGCCCGTAACGAGATAGGCGACGCTCTCGCCGATATTCGTGGCGTGATCGGCAATCCTCTCAATATAACGGCCAACGAAGCTGAGCAGCATCGATTGGTTGATCGTTTTCGGGTCGCCGACCATGAGCGAGAATAGCTCGCGAATAATTCCCGAATAAAGCGCATCGACCTCATCGTCATCCTTGGCCATCTTGTAGGCCAGGTCGACGTTTTCCTGCACATAAGATTGGATCGACTCAAAAATCATCGTCTGTACGATTTCGGACATCCGCGGCAGATCAATCAGCGGCTTAATAAGCGTCTGTCCTTCTAGGCGCATAACTACTTTGGCGATATCGACGGACAGATCGCCCATCCGCTCCAGATCACCGGAGATGCGAAACGCGACCAAGATTCGGCGCAAATCCTTCGCCACCGGCTGTTGCGTAGCGATCAGCTTGGAGCCAATCTCTGTAATTTTTTCCTCAAGACGGTTGAGCTCAGGGTCTTGTTTGATAATCTGGGCTGCTTCCTTAACGTCCACCGTCATCAGGGCATGCATGGATTTAGCTAGGGCAGACTCCACATGGTCACCCATCTCCTGGAGCATCTTATTCAGCTGATCCAGTCCCTCATCAAGCTCCTTGCGTTTAATCATGCAGCTTCTCCCCTCTCCTCCGGCGGTTAACCGAAGCGTCCCGTAATATAGTCTTCCGTTCTAGCGTCGACCGGAGTTGAGAACAGCTTCTCCGTTTCATCCGCCTCCACAAGCTCGCCGTTCAGGAAAAAGACGGTCCGATCCGACACACGAGCTGCCTGATGCATATTGTGCGTCACCATGACGATCGTGTAATCCTTTTTAAGCTCGCGGACGAGTTCTTCAATCTTAAGCGTTGAGAGCGGATCAAGGGCGGAAGTCGCCTCATCCATGAGCAGCACATCCGGCTCCACTGCAAGCGCGCGAGCGATACAGAGGCGCTGCTGTTGGCCGCCAGACAGGCTGAGAGCCGACTTACCCAGCAGATCCTTGACTTCCTCCCACAGCGAAGCGCCGCGCAGACTGCGCTCAACGATCTCATTCAGCCGAGCTTTATCCCGAATGCCATGCAGGCGAGGACCATAGGCTACGTTGTCGAAGATCGACTTTGGAAAAGGATTCGGCTGTTGAAACACCATACCTACTCGTTTGCGCAGCGTTTCAACTTCTGTGTCCGCGCCGTAAATGTCCTGGCCGTCCAGCTTAACGCTGCCATCGATTCGCACGCCGGGAACGAGATCATTCATCCGGTTGAGCGTACGCAGAAACGTCGACTTACCGCAGCCCGATGGACCAATGAAGGCGGTAATTGTCCGCTCCGGAATATCGAGCTTCATATCTTTAAGGGCGTGGAACTCGCCGTAATGCAGATTCAAGCGATCAATCTCCATGATCTGTTTCATTGCTTTTCCCTTCTCCCCATACGTCTGAATGTGACTAGCCGAAGCGTCCCGAGATATAGTCATCGGTCTGCTTGTTCTCCGGATTGGTGAAGATGACGTTTGTATCGTTGTGCTCGATCAGATTGCCCATATAGAAAAAGGCCGTCTTATCTGAAACGCGTGCCGCCTGATGCATGTTATGCGTCACGATAACGATGCAGAATTCCTGCTTCAGCTCGGAGATCAGCTCCTCGATCTTCGCGGTTGATACCGGGTCAAGCGCAGATGCCGGCTCATCCATTAGCAGAATTTCCGGCTGAACGGAGAGCGCACGAGCGATGCATAACCGCTGCTGCTGGCCGCCGGAGAGGGCAAGCGCCGACTGATGCAGCCGATCCTTCGTTTCCTCCCACAGCGCAGTGCGGCGCAAGCAGGATTCTACAATTTCATTGAGCTCTTGCTTGTTTTTGATGCCGTGGTAGCGAGGGCCAAAAGCGATATTCTCGTAGATCGACTTGTAAAACGGGTTCGGCTTTTGCCAGACCATGCCGATCCGCTGGCGCAACGTAACGACATCCGTACCCGGAGCATTGATATCTTCTCCATCCAGCCAGATGCTGCCCTTCATGCTTGCGCTTGGGATCGTATCATTCATCCGATTAAGACTTCGCAAAAAAGTAGATTTACCGCAGCCGGACGGACCGATCAGCGCAGTTACGCTGCTTGGAGCAAAGCTAAGGTCCACTTTTTTGACTGCTTCTTTGTCACTATAAAATATGCTCAGTTGCTCCGCAGCCAGGGCGGCGCCGCCGCCGGGTTTCGTGCTTGCTCCGGCGGAGCTGATAGATGGGGCTACAATCGCCATGTCATTGACCTCCTGGTTGTCGGATTATTTGGATGCCGTCAGCTTACGATACATATAGCGACCCAACCAGCGCGATCCCAGATTGAACAGCAGCACCGTAATGATCAACACCGTGGAAGCACCTGCTGCGATTTGAGCCGCATCAGGCGCAATACCTTCGCTGTTGATTTTCCAAATATGAACGGCCAGAGTTTCCGCTGGACGGAGCGGGTTGAGCGGTGATACCGGGCTGAACGGATTCCAGTCGGTAAAGTCCAGTCGCGGCGAGCTCATGCCAGCCGTGAACAGCAGTGCTGCGGCTTCGCCGAAGACGCGGCCAGCGGCCAAAATGGTACCGGTCAGAATCGTTGGCAGAGCTACCGGGAGCATCACTTTCGTAATTGTTTTCCAGCGGGTCAAGCCGAGGGCGAGGCCCGCTTCCTTTTGCTCGCGGGGAACGCCTCGAATGCCCTGCTCGGTAATCCGCACCATAAGCGGCAAGTTGAACACAGTGAGCGCCAATGCGCCGGCCAGCAAGGAAAACTTAAGATCGAAGTAGTTCACGAACACGAGCAGGCCGAACAGGCCAACAACGATGGAAGGGAACGAGGACAGAACCTCGACGACCAGGCGAATGAAATCCGTAAACTTGCCGGGGCGAGAGTATTCCGCCATATAGATACCGGCGCCGATGCCGATCGGTACTGTAATCAGCATCGTCAGCACGAGTAAGAACAAGGAATTGAATAGCTGCGGGCCGATGCCTCCGCCGACTTTGAACGTTTGTGGCGGGGAAGTCAGGAAGTCGAAGCTGAGATGGCCGATACCACGATACAAAATGAAACCGATCAATCCGCCCAATATGACGATGATCAGAAAGGCGAAGAAGTAAAATACTCCGGTCGCGATGCGGTCGACCTGCTTGTTGGATAATCTCATCGCAGACTTCTCCTTTCCAGAACGCGGACGATAAAGATAAAGACGAAAGTCATCGTCAGAAGCATGAGCGCCAAGCTCCACAGCACGTTATTTTGAACGGTGCCCATGATTGTATTACCCATGCTTAGCGTAATAACGCTCGTCAGCGTAGAAGCTGACTCGAACAGGGAGTTCGGTATATGCGGCGCGTTGCCGATAACCATCTGAACAGCGAGCGCCTCGCCGAAAGCCCGCGCAATGCCAAGCACGACGCCAGTCAACATCGCTGGCAGCACCGCAGGCAAAATGCTGCGCGAAATCGTCTGCCAGCGCGTCGCGCCTAGCGCGTAGCTGCCTTCCTTGAGGCCGCGCGGCAAGTTGGACATTGCGTCCGTAGCGATTGTCGTAATCGTCGGCAGGATCATGATGGACAGCACAATTGCTCCCGCTGCGATACCGAGACCTTGTCCAGGGAATACAGAACGCAGGAAAGGAACGATTACACTAAGACCGACAAATCCGTATACAACGGAAGGAATGCCCGCCAGCAGCTCGATGACTGGCTGCATAACCGTTTTGCCGAACTTAGGCATGAGCTCCGTCATGAATATCGCGGCGCAAAAAGCGAGCGGCGCCGAAATACACGCGGCCAAAATGGACGTCATGAACGAGCCTGTAATGAACGGGAGCGCTCCGAATTTTTGCGGATCTCCGTCCGGTGCCCATTTGACGCCGGTCAGGAACTCCTTGAGGCTGACGCCATTAACGAAAAAGGTGGCCAGCCCTTTGGAAGCAACAAAATAAACGATCGAAAAAATAGTGATGATGAGCACAGAAACGCAAATCATCGTATACGTTTTGCCGAACCACTCGCTGCCGGAGCGACTGCGTTTGCGGGCAACAGGTTTATTGCCCGAAGGCTGGCCGCCTGGGGTCTGCTTGGAGGAAACATTCATCGGTTGGCTTACCGCCTCTCCTAGGGTCGGCGCAGCAGGGTTTGCGCCTTCGGAGCTTCTAGTTGAAGGTTCTATAGTGGCTTTCATCGCTTAATCTCTCCTTACGCCGAATACTCTTGGCATGGCGCAAAGCCAAGGGGGGCTGGTGAAGCCCCTCTTGGCCTGCTGCTGCGTCTATAGGCATAGCTATTATTTTTTTACAATGTTGCCGGCGTCATCGCGCTTCACTTGCATTTCATTGATAGCGATGTAGCCAAGCTCCGTTACGTCGGTCTTTTGAATATCGTCCGTCAACATGTAGTCCAGGAAAGCTTTAACCGCTTCGTTCGGCTCGCCCTTCGTGTACATATGTTGGTAAGCCCAGATCGGATACGTGCCTGCTTTGACGTTGTCTGGAGTTGCTTCCACACCGTCAAGCTTCACCGTTTTAACGGAATCGTCCAGGTACGACAGAGCCAGATAACCGATCGCTCCAGGCGTTTCGCCGACGAGCTTCTTAACTGTACCGGAGGAATCCTCTTGAATGTTACCTGGGAGATCTTCAGAAGCCGTGCCAAGACCGTATTTCTCGAAAGTTTTGCGGGTACCGGAGCTGGATGGACGGTTGACGATGACGATTTTCGCGTCTGCGCCGCCAACTTCTTTCCAGTTCGTTACTTTGCCAGTGAAGATGTCAACCAGTTGCTGCTTAGTCAGGTTGTCGATGGCGATGTCTTTGTTAACGACTGTTGACATAGCTACGACTGCAACTTGATGGTCAACAAGCTCTTCTGCTTTAGTAGCGTCACCGTCTTTGAACTTCTCATTTGCAAAAATGTCGGAGTTGCCGATGTCAGCTTGTCCTTCGGAAACTTGAGTCAGCCCGGTGCCGCTGCCGCCGCCCTGAACCTGAACCGTGATCCCGCTATATTTGGAATCGGCCATGAATTTATTGGCTACTTGCTCAACCAGAGGCTGCATGGCTGTTGAGCCAGCTGCCAGGATGGAACCGCTCAGGCCCTCTGCGCCTCCGCCACCGCTTGTTTCGTTGCCGTTTTTACTACCGCATGCAGCAAGCGTCAAAGCAAGAACCATCGTCATCATGACCAGCATCGTCTTCTTCATCTCTTTTTGTTTCCCCTTCCGAGAACCAAGTTTTGTTCTGGCTTACGAGACTTATTGTACGGGTTAGTTGTTAAAGCGGTATGTTCGGTTTGTAAAAGGAATTGTAAATATACATAGATAATATCTATAGTTATTACGTATAATTAAATACTTAATCTATATCCTGCGAAACAGGGAGTGATTTATGATGACAATCGTTAAATGGAGACTGCTCGTCCTGCTGGAGAGACATAAAAAGGTCACTCTTGTCGCTCAGGAGCTAGGCTTAAAGCAGCCGACCGTAACGTTTCATATGAAGAAAATGGAAGAAGAATGGGAGACAGTCCTGTTTCATACGAAAACAGGCCGAATTCTTCTGACTGATGCAGGCCGAATCCTACATCGCTTCGCCCTGCAGATGCTCCAACTACATGAGGAGGCGCGGCAGGAAATGAAACTTCGCGGTGCTGCCGTCAAACGGCTCCGAATTCAGCTGGATGTTCCTTGTCGGGAAGAAGCTGCCGCGCTGGCAGGACTATTGCTTCAACCCTTCGGCTATGCTCTGTCGTTTACGGAAAGATGCTCCGAACATGCCGACACGGAACAAGGTGAGCCGGACCTGTTAATTCGCGAAGCGCTCCAGCCTTCGTTGAGCAAGGGGCTGCACTTCTGGGAAGCAGAGCTTAAGCTTGGCGTATCGGCTTCCCACTCTGCTTTCTCGTCGCTCTCGGCTCAAGAACTTATGGATGCCGGGGTCGGCTGGATTGCAACTGAAGCAAGTTCGCTGTTGCGCCGGCAAAGCCTGAACTGGGCAGCCCAGCGGCAAGAGCGCTTATTCGAAAGTTATACAGTACCGGATACGGGAACAGCGCGTGCAATGGCAGCTCAAGGATTAGGTTTTGCAATTCTGCCCGATTTTAGCATTAACGGGGAAACCGAGCACTATGCACAATCCGCTCAACCCGCTGCGGTTAACGGCCTCCGGCTTCTCCCCCTGCCCGCGACTCCTGCCTATGGATTAGAGCTAGTGGCCGGAGCTGGTCTGCAGCAGCTCGACGAAGCGCTGTATAGGAGCTTGTTCGGAGGAGACTGAAGACTGACTTGTGGTTCTCCCCCTGCCCCGCTCGGAGCAACAAAGTGTTTTATTATGGTTTGTTCGGAGCAGCATAACTTGCGGCGATGGAATGATTATAAGACAAAAAAACACCTGCCTCGTGGGCAGGTGTTTCTAATTTGAATGAATGATATCTTTTCAAGAGCGCTCGATGACCGGCTCATTAGTTTCCTGGCTAAATCGAACCAGCATATGAGCAAGCATGTGCCGCTCCTCTTCCTTGCCGATTTTCCAAAGCTCCTGCAGCAGCTTTTCTTCGCTATTGCGAGGCTCCTCATGCTCGGCCAGATAATCTGCCACCTTCTCCGCTGCTTGAGCCAGTTGTTCGTCATTCAAGCCGATCCGTCTGGCCAGATCAATTCGGTTGCCCAGGTAGTTTTTGAACTCGGTGAAACTAGAGAGGATTTCCTCTTTTTTAGAGGTGCCCATTTGATGAAGCGTATCCTTGACCTTCTCTTGAATATCTAAAGATCTCGACTCTTGGTGTGTACCATTCTCATGTGCCATGTAGTAATCCGCCTCCTGGGTCTCGTAGTTTGGCTTGCTTGAGCTCTACTTACCCCGTGAGTTTTCGGTTTAATCGGCTGACACTGTCGAAGGGCTACTTCAAGGGGAGAATTAGCGGTTAAAACCGTTCCAACTAGTTACATAATCAACATCAAGCCTCACCGTAGGATGGCCAGGCTGGGCTGCCTTGCCAACTGCGATCAGCATTACATTAGCGTAACGCTCGGAAATGCCCATCAGCTCGCGGAATTGGTCCACATTATAACCACCCATCGGGACTGTGTCGAGCCCTTTGGCACGAGCGGCGAGCATCAGCTGCTGAGACACGAGACCTCCGTCGATAAGAGCGGAGTGAAGCAATCTCTCTGGAGGCAGAGATCCAACAAAGTTGCTCATATTTGTCACCAACTTCTCAGCTGTTTCCTCATTCATATAGCCAGCCTCGACTGCTTTGGAATAGATGAGCGGAGCGTCCGTATACGCTTTAAGGTCTACAAGTACAGCTATAACTGCCGATGCGGCAACGACTTGCTCTTGATTAAAAGCGATCGGAAGCAGCTGCTGCTTCAGCTCCTGATCCGTAATTACGATGAAGCGCCATGGCTGCATATTGCTGCCAGATGGAGCCAGCACCGCTGCTGCCAGCAGATCCTTAATTTCCTCGTCTGTCAGCTTGAAATCCGGATCGTATTTACGAACGGAACGTCTGCCCTTAACTACCTCATAAAAATCTACCAACGATTGCGCATCCTGTTGACCTGTTGTTGACATACGCCCACTCCTCAAACTGTATTTATAATAATCACAGTATAGTTAAGCTTCGATTGTCTGTCAATCCGTTTAAATTCTTTAGCTTGAACATTTTTCTGGTAAAGCATTTATTGCTGGGATGGAAACAATTGAATGGCATGAAAAAAAGCTTTGGCCTTAGGCCAAAGCTTTGTTGGAAAGAATTATTACGCGTCCATTCCATGCTCTTCTCTGATGCGGTAAAGCCCCGTTATTAGCGGATCTGCCGTATCGCGGTTGAGCAAGTGCAGAGCAAGTAGGAAATGGAACGGCATCGCCACGACGTTGTTCCCATCTGTAATAGACGGGAAGCCGGCTTCGACAACCGGGCCATGTTCGGGGTGAATGTCGATGTCCACATGTACAGGCTCGTCCGGGAACTCGCTACGGCAAGTGTTAGCGCAGTGAGGCACAATGATCTGATCGAAAAGATACTTGGCCTCTTCCTCGTTCTGCGGTGGCGGAGGCAAGAGTCGACTGCGCTCTCCGCGAAGAATATCAACAAAGAATGAGGACATCCACAGGGCAGGATCCTCGTTCTTCTGGAAATTCTGGACTAGCTCATTCATGAAAAATCCCACGGAATGAGGGTTCTTATTCGCATCCAACAACCGGTACGTGAACAACGGGCCATACATAGGATGGCTCACGACCTGGCCGTCCACTTCGTATTCATCTTGGTAAAAAGTTTGGAGCGCCAGCTCGCCGTGTTTGTACAATGCAGCGATCATCTGCTGGAGCTCAGCCTCGGAAATTTCAGGCTGGCCTTGAACCGGGGGTTCAGTGCTCTCGGTTTCCTGCTCTTCGGTATTCTGATTAGTCGTCATGAACGCATCCTCCTCATGCGTCCATCTTACCATCCCAGGCTTGAAAGGGAAAGCCGTTTCAGCTGTATCAAAGCTTAAGAGAACGGATACCAGCGGCCTTCAGCTCAGTCCCGGAGCGCGGATAAGCAGTACGGTCCCAGATATGATCTTTTTCTATTACTGCATCTGACTTGAGGAAATAGGTAAGCTTGCTGCGACCTGCGCCGGGATCATCCAGCGTTGTATCCAGATGAAGCCAAGTACCATTCAGTTTGACCATATTCCAAATATGCAAATCGCCCTTGGCGCTGCCATAAATCATTCGGTTCTCATACCCTGCCTCTTCAAGCATCCGTTGCAGCAACAGCGCATAACCTTGGCATACCGTACCATTCGGGCCAAATAAACCTGCATAAGCGGAATGATCGTCAAGCGAACTATCGTAACGCAATCGCCCGATTACCCATTCATAAATGGCCTGCAGATGCTCTTTACCTTGTTTGCCAAAAATCGTTTTATCGGTTAATGCCTTGCGCGCCTCCTGCCGTACGGCTTCGCTTTGCTCCGGTGTTTCCCAATATGTCATTCCATATTCAATCGTTGCCTCGGACGCGGTGCTTGTCCAGCTCCAATTCATTTTTTTAAGAACAAAGCGCATATAATCATTTTTGGAGCCAACATCCTTGAACACCTGCTGCAGCTTTTTATCGATGCCGGATGTGTCGCCTTTAAAATTAATCGTTACACGGTCCCCGTAGTTGTTGCTCATGACATTGAATACAATATTCGCGATTTCTCCATAGGAAGAAGCATTATGTGTCGAGCCCGGTGCGTAAAGCTTGGCCTGATCAGTTGCAGCAACAATGGCAGTTGTTGTGGATACCTCCGAGGAAGCGGCATGTATTTGCCCTGGAGCAGGAAAAACAAGACTGGATGCCAGCAAAACCGCCAAAACTGCCCTTGTTGTCGCCTTTTTATTCAAACCCATCATTCCGATTCCCCCTTGGTAGTCCTGCCCTTTGATCTATTCGACATAAGACTAAAGATCTATCTATATATCGATTGTAGTTCTAATGGCATGGTTTTTCGTTACCAATTTCTTCGGAATGAATAGCTTTATAGTGAATATCCCGCTAAATAATTAGTTCTTTAGTACTATTTGCGAAACTTTCTTTTCTTATATTAATAATGGCATGCCAAGCAGGGAAACCTGAAAAGGCAAACGACAGGTTTAGCAAAAGGTGATTGGAGCCTGAGCTATACGGTTACTTAATAGCATGAGCAAAACACAATACGAAACAGAATAAGGGAGGAAACAAACATGTCACTGTTATGGGCACTTATCGTAGGTGGTATCATCGGCTGGCTGGCAGGAATGCTGGTAGGTCGTGATGTACCAGGAGGAATTATCGGCAACATCGTAGCAGGCTTCATCGGTGCATGGCTCGGTTCCATGCTGCTTGGACAATGGGGTCCAGTCGTAGGCGGGTTCTTCTTTGTACCGGCTTTGATTGGCGCGATTGTACTCGTCTTGATTGTCAGCCTGATCCTTGGAAGCATGCGCCGCGCCCGTTAATAACGGCAGATTGCATGGCAAGTGACGGCAAAACATAAGTAAAAAGGGCGTCCCTTCATCCATTGGATGAGGAGGCGCCCTTTTTGTGCCGTTTATTCTTCGTAAATTTTAGTCAGCATTTCGCCCAATTCCTGCAGCGCCTGCTCCTCTTGCTCACCATCGGTTTCCAGCGTAATCTCGCTGCCTGCCGAAATGCCGAGTGTCAGCAAGCCAAGCGAGCTTTTGCCGTTGGCTTTCTTAGCCCCTTTATACAGTGTGACCTTGCAAGGGAAAGAGCTTGCTTTTTCTACAAAAAGCTTGCTTGGACGGGCATGGAACCCTTGTGGATGGATAACAGTGAAAGTTTGGGATTGCATATCAGTGTTCACTCCTTGATTGATGTTGACGTACGAGAGAAAGTACTTCCGCTTGAGAGCCCAAATCGAGCGCCTGACGAGCCAAAGTGGCGCATTCCTCGCGGGACAAACGGGAAATCAGCTCGCGTGCGGGCAGTACAGAAGAAGCGCTCATGCTGAATTCATGAAGGCCGAGGCCGAGCAGCAACGGAATAGCATCGGCATCTCCGGCCATTTCGCCGCACATACCAGTCCAGCGCCCATTACGCTCTGCCGCTTGGATAACCATGTCGACAAGTCGCAAAATGGACGGATGATGCGGCTGATACAGGTATGCGACCGACTCATTCATACGATCGGCAGCCATCGTATACTGAATGAGATCATTCGTTCCGATGCTGAAGAAATCGGCTTCCCGTGCCAGTGCGCCAGCATTTAACGCCGCGGCTGGAATTTCAATCATGATGCCGATCTCAATCTCGCCGGATACAGCAATGCCTGCCGCTTCAAGCTTAACCCGCTCCTCTTCGACGATCCGCTTGGCCGCTCCAAGCTCATCCACTACGGCAATCATCGGGAACATAATGGCCAGCTTACCATAAGCGCTCGCCCGAAGCAGCGCACGGAGCTGGACGCGGAAGAGCTCATCCTGATTCAGACAGAGGCGAATCGCCCGCTGTCCGAGAAACGGATTGCTTTCCTTCGGCAAGTCCATATAAGGAAGCTCTTTATCGCCGCCGATGTCGAGCGTACGGATGACAACTCGTTTACCGTTCATTTTTTCGAGCACATGCCTGTAAACGGTGAACTGCTCCTCCTCGGTCGGCAGCGAGCTGCGACCCATGTAGAGAAACTCTGTGCGGAACAGTCCGATGCCGTCGGCGCCGTTTTCCAGCACCTTAGCAAGATCCTCAACACTGCCAATATTCGCCGCAAGCTCTACTTCATGACCGTCAGCCGACACGGAAGGGCGATCAACGAAGCTGCGCATACGGGCGACATTTTCCTCGTAGGCACGCTTGCGCTCACGATAATCGGTCAGCTCCTGCTCGGTCGGCTCCACGATGACAATGCCTTGCACCGCATCCAAAATGACATTCATGCCCGTCTCGATGCGATTCGCCTGCTGACCCATCCCAACAACAGCGGGCAGCTCAAGTGAGCGTGCCATGATCGCCGAATGCGACGTCCGGCTTCCTATTTCTGTGATAAAGCCGCGCACATAGTTAAGATCAAGCTGCGCCGTATCGGACGGAGTCAGGTCAGCAGCGACGAGAACAGCCTCTTCGTTCAGCTCCGACAAAGCGCTATGTTGACGTCCTAGCAGCTTGCTGATGACGCGACCGGATACGTCTCCCACGTCAGCCGCCCGCTCACGCAGCAGCTCATCATCCATCGAACGGAGCAGCTCGGCGATTCC
This window contains:
- a CDS encoding phosphate ABC transporter membrane protein 2, PhoT family — encoded protein: MRLSNKQVDRIATGVFYFFAFLIIVILGGLIGFILYRGIGHLSFDFLTSPPQTFKVGGGIGPQLFNSLFLLVLTMLITVPIGIGAGIYMAEYSRPGKFTDFIRLVVEVLSSFPSIVVGLFGLLVFVNYFDLKFSLLAGALALTVFNLPLMVRITEQGIRGVPREQKEAGLALGLTRWKTITKVMLPVALPTILTGTILAAGRVFGEAAALLFTAGMSSPRLDFTDWNPFSPVSPLNPLRPAETLAVHIWKINSEGIAPDAAQIAAGASTVLIITVLLFNLGSRWLGRYMYRKLTASK
- a CDS encoding phosphate ABC transporter substrate-binding protein, PhoT family — protein: MKKTMLVMMTMVLALTLAACGSKNGNETSGGGGAEGLSGSILAAGSTAMQPLVEQVANKFMADSKYSGITVQVQGGGSGTGLTQVSEGQADIGNSDIFANEKFKDGDATKAEELVDHQVAVVAMSTVVNKDIAIDNLTKQQLVDIFTGKVTNWKEVGGADAKIVIVNRPSSSGTRKTFEKYGLGTASEDLPGNIQEDSSGTVKKLVGETPGAIGYLALSYLDDSVKTVKLDGVEATPDNVKAGTYPIWAYQHMYTKGEPNEAVKAFLDYMLTDDIQKTDVTELGYIAINEMQVKRDDAGNIVKK
- a CDS encoding phosphate ABC transporter ATP-binding protein, PhoT family — translated: MKQIMEIDRLNLHYGEFHALKDMKLDIPERTITAFIGPSGCGKSTFLRTLNRMNDLVPGVRIDGSVKLDGQDIYGADTEVETLRKRVGMVFQQPNPFPKSIFDNVAYGPRLHGIRDKARLNEIVERSLRGASLWEEVKDLLGKSALSLSGGQQQRLCIARALAVEPDVLLMDEATSALDPLSTLKIEELVRELKKDYTIVMVTHNMHQAARVSDRTVFFLNGELVEADETEKLFSTPVDARTEDYITGRFG
- a CDS encoding Transglutaminase-like superfamily protein; the protein is MGLNKKATTRAVLAVLLASSLVFPAPGQIHAASSEVSTTTAIVAATDQAKLYAPGSTHNASSYGEIANIVFNVMSNNYGDRVTINFKGDTSGIDKKLQQVFKDVGSKNDYMRFVLKKMNWSWTSTASEATIEYGMTYWETPEQSEAVRQEARKALTDKTIFGKQGKEHLQAIYEWVIGRLRYDSSLDDHSAYAGLFGPNGTVCQGYALLLQRMLEEAGYENRMIYGSAKGDLHIWNMVKLNGTWLHLDTTLDDPGAGRSKLTYFLKSDAVIEKDHIWDRTAYPRSGTELKAAGIRSLKL
- a CDS encoding phosphate ABC transporter membrane protein 1, PhoT family, which encodes MKATIEPSTRSSEGANPAAPTLGEAVSQPMNVSSKQTPGGQPSGNKPVARKRSRSGSEWFGKTYTMICVSVLIITIFSIVYFVASKGLATFFVNGVSLKEFLTGVKWAPDGDPQKFGALPFITGSFMTSILAACISAPLAFCAAIFMTELMPKFGKTVMQPVIELLAGIPSVVYGFVGLSVIVPFLRSVFPGQGLGIAAGAIVLSIMILPTITTIATDAMSNLPRGLKEGSYALGATRWQTISRSILPAVLPAMLTGVVLGIARAFGEALAVQMVIGNAPHIPNSLFESASTLTSVITLSMGNTIMGTVQNNVLWSLALMLLTMTFVFIFIVRVLERRSLR
- a CDS encoding phosphate ABC transporter ATP-binding protein, PhoT family, which produces MAIVAPSISSAGASTKPGGGAALAAEQLSIFYSDKEAVKKVDLSFAPSSVTALIGPSGCGKSTFLRSLNRMNDTIPSASMKGSIWLDGEDINAPGTDVVTLRQRIGMVWQKPNPFYKSIYENIAFGPRYHGIKNKQELNEIVESCLRRTALWEETKDRLHQSALALSGGQQQRLCIARALSVQPEILLMDEPASALDPVSTAKIEELISELKQEFCIVIVTHNMHQAARVSDKTAFFYMGNLIEHNDTNVIFTNPENKQTDDYISGRFG
- a CDS encoding Nitroreductase, with the protein product MSTTGQQDAQSLVDFYEVVKGRRSVRKYDPDFKLTDEEIKDLLAAAVLAPSGSNMQPWRFIVITDQELKQQLLPIAFNQEQVVAASAVIAVLVDLKAYTDAPLIYSKAVEAGYMNEETAEKLVTNMSNFVGSLPPERLLHSALIDGGLVSQQLMLAARAKGLDTVPMGGYNVDQFRELMGISERYANVMLIAVGKAAQPGHPTVRLDVDYVTSWNGFNR
- a CDS encoding DNA-binding transcriptional regulator, LysR family, coding for MMTIVKWRLLVLLERHKKVTLVAQELGLKQPTVTFHMKKMEEEWETVLFHTKTGRILLTDAGRILHRFALQMLQLHEEARQEMKLRGAAVKRLRIQLDVPCREEAAALAGLLLQPFGYALSFTERCSEHADTEQGEPDLLIREALQPSLSKGLHFWEAELKLGVSASHSAFSSLSAQELMDAGVGWIATEASSLLRRQSLNWAAQRQERLFESYTVPDTGTARAMAAQGLGFAILPDFSINGETEHYAQSAQPAAVNGLRLLPLPATPAYGLELVAGAGLQQLDEALYRSLFGGD
- a CDS encoding phosphate uptake regulator, PhoU — protein: MIKRKELDEGLDQLNKMLQEMGDHVESALAKSMHALMTVDVKEAAQIIKQDPELNRLEEKITEIGSKLIATQQPVAKDLRRILVAFRISGDLERMGDLSVDIAKVVMRLEGQTLIKPLIDLPRMSEIVQTMIFESIQSYVQENVDLAYKMAKDDDEVDALYSGIIRELFSLMVGDPKTINQSMLLSFVGRYIERIADHATNIGESVAYLVTGKRPDLNA